The Micromonospora sp. WMMD961 genome has a segment encoding these proteins:
- a CDS encoding DUF2267 domain-containing protein produces the protein MTPAGDIDPNSVDAGLPNRRFDGDRAGEENQVEYDDFINAVATRAKVSTDQAATLSRATLETLADRISAGQAEDLAYQLPDGLDDHLRKAPPHRRQEQAQPFGLDEFVRRVADHPAIDRALAGTGVRAVLTTLREAVSRDEFDDAVAQLGKEFRQVIEPVGADTRRRPG, from the coding sequence GTGACGCCAGCAGGCGACATCGACCCGAACAGCGTCGACGCGGGCCTTCCTAACCGGCGGTTCGACGGCGATCGGGCCGGAGAGGAGAATCAGGTGGAATACGACGATTTCATCAACGCAGTGGCCACGCGGGCGAAGGTGTCGACCGATCAGGCGGCGACACTCAGCCGCGCGACTCTGGAGACATTGGCGGACCGGATCAGCGCCGGCCAGGCCGAGGACCTTGCCTACCAGCTTCCCGACGGGCTCGACGACCACCTGCGCAAAGCGCCACCGCATCGTAGGCAGGAGCAGGCCCAACCGTTCGGGCTCGACGAGTTCGTGCGGCGGGTGGCGGACCACCCGGCCATCGACCGTGCGCTCGCCGGTACCGGCGTCCGCGCGGTGCTCACCACGTTGCGGGAGGCCGTTTCCCGTGACGAGTTCGACGACGCGGTGGCCCAGCTTGGGAAGGAATTCCGGCAGGTGATCGAACCGGTGGGTGCCGATACCCGGCGGCGCCCCGGGTAG
- a CDS encoding DivIVA domain-containing protein, whose protein sequence is MNANNQRPGAASGGATYRSAAYTSLLPWQVRERRFAPTGLGRRGLNPDDVYAFLDRVAVDMAAVYAALAESRRETARIKGALRRWQAEQARARNERGQVQ, encoded by the coding sequence ATGAACGCCAACAACCAGCGACCAGGGGCAGCGAGCGGCGGTGCGACGTACCGCTCGGCCGCGTACACCAGTCTGCTGCCGTGGCAGGTGCGTGAGCGCCGCTTCGCGCCGACCGGGCTCGGACGTCGCGGTCTGAATCCCGACGACGTGTACGCCTTCCTCGACCGGGTCGCCGTCGACATGGCCGCTGTCTACGCCGCTCTCGCCGAGAGCCGCCGCGAGACCGCCCGGATCAAGGGCGCGCTACGTCGCTGGCAAGCCGAGCAGGCCCGCGCCCGCAACGAGCGGGGCCAGGTCCAATGA
- a CDS encoding helix-turn-helix transcriptional regulator: protein MPDDIGSTVPRRQLGRLLRQFRNEAGVTLDAAAEALEYSRQKIWRLECGQGSVRVLDVKAMCELYGVSPEMTEAMRGLAVETKSKGWWHAYGDAVPNWFELYVGLESAAAHLREYGENLIPGLLQTRSYALGLFRPTSRLSIEERERAVEVRLKRQSLLTRRLPQPPHLDAILSEAVLRRVVGGPTVMTGQLARLLEASELPNVSVRIAPLAAGPHPGAVAGSFVLLDFPATKGGRAVPEPSVVYSESLTGALYLDKPDELRAYEDVWKGLDALALDQADSRDMIKRIAGEMRHD from the coding sequence ATGCCCGACGACATCGGATCGACAGTGCCGCGCCGGCAACTCGGCCGGCTGCTACGGCAGTTCCGCAACGAGGCCGGCGTGACGCTCGACGCCGCCGCCGAAGCCCTCGAATACAGCCGGCAGAAGATCTGGCGGCTCGAATGCGGCCAGGGCTCGGTTCGGGTGCTCGACGTCAAGGCGATGTGCGAGCTGTACGGGGTGTCGCCCGAGATGACCGAGGCGATGCGCGGCCTGGCCGTGGAGACGAAGTCGAAGGGCTGGTGGCACGCGTACGGCGACGCGGTGCCGAACTGGTTCGAGCTCTACGTCGGCCTGGAATCCGCCGCCGCCCACCTCCGCGAATACGGCGAGAACCTGATCCCTGGACTGCTCCAGACCCGCTCCTACGCACTCGGTCTCTTCCGACCCACAAGCCGGTTGAGCATCGAGGAGCGCGAGCGGGCTGTCGAGGTGCGGCTGAAGCGTCAGAGTCTGCTCACTCGTCGGCTTCCACAGCCGCCACACCTGGACGCCATCCTCTCCGAAGCGGTGCTGCGCCGTGTTGTGGGCGGCCCTACGGTGATGACTGGGCAGCTTGCTCGCCTACTCGAAGCATCGGAGCTGCCGAACGTCTCGGTTCGCATTGCGCCACTCGCGGCAGGGCCACATCCCGGTGCGGTCGCAGGCTCCTTTGTTCTCCTGGACTTCCCGGCCACGAAGGGCGGCCGGGCCGTCCCGGAACCGTCGGTCGTCTACAGCGAGTCGCTGACCGGGGCGCTCTACCTCGACAAGCCGGACGAGCTTCGGGCCTATGAAGACGTCTGGAAGGGTCTGGATGCCCTCGCCCTCGATCAGGCAGACTCAAGAGACATGATCAAACGAATCGCCGGGGAGATGCGGCATGACTGA
- a CDS encoding DUF397 domain-containing protein yields MTDLTGAVWRKSTRSGDNGGNCVEVATNVAKLVAVRDSKHIDGPVLRFERHVWVTFIAAVSSVDFSDR; encoded by the coding sequence ATGACTGACCTGACCGGCGCCGTCTGGCGCAAGAGCACCCGCAGCGGCGACAACGGTGGCAACTGCGTCGAGGTCGCCACCAACGTCGCCAAGCTAGTTGCCGTACGCGATTCCAAGCACATTGACGGACCCGTTCTTCGCTTCGAGCGCCACGTCTGGGTCACGTTCATTGCCGCCGTGAGCTCTGTCGACTTCTCCGACAGGTAA
- a CDS encoding nucleotide pyrophosphohydrolase, translated as MDDLTGRVRAFAEERDWQQFHTPKNLAMALAGEVGELVAEFQWLTPEQATTVMSDREAGDRVKAEIGDVMIYLTRLADVLGIDLVEAASTKLEEVARRYPVDEARGSAAKR; from the coding sequence ATGGATGACCTGACCGGCCGCGTACGGGCGTTTGCCGAAGAGCGGGACTGGCAGCAGTTCCACACGCCCAAGAACCTGGCCATGGCTCTCGCCGGTGAGGTCGGTGAGCTGGTCGCCGAATTCCAGTGGCTCACACCCGAGCAGGCCACGACCGTCATGTCCGACCGAGAGGCTGGCGACCGGGTCAAGGCCGAGATCGGCGACGTGATGATCTATCTAACCCGGCTCGCCGATGTCCTCGGCATCGACCTGGTCGAGGCGGCTTCGACCAAACTCGAGGAGGTCGCTCGTCGCTACCCGGTCGACGAGGCTCGCGGCTCGGCGGCGAAGCGATAG
- a CDS encoding DUF2075 domain-containing protein: MSAFRTSATGLLRLVDNGTLADRIVEQIGRNVSPAERRAWSRSLEVLGQDLADAGLGQVEMLVEYQLPLTNKRVDVVLAGVDPRTSHDSYVVVELKQWSYVESYEASDTLVAVEHVRGPRLHPGVQVEQYCEYLTDFLGVLAGHHNPVRGVAYLHNAADRDISDLFDRQATEQSRIFTKQRRGTFLDYLRTHLGPASGAGAADRFLSSAVRPSRHLLRYAALELKDRSHFTLLDEQRVAYELVLHAVEKARSADRKSVVIVSGGPGSGKSVIALSVLGELARQHRAVMHATGSRSFTQTLRRYAGKGSTRLKSLFGYFNSFMSADRNGLDVLICDEAHRIRETSVNRFTTKAKRDTARPQIDELIAAARVPVFLLDEHQVVKPGELGNVDVISSHAKKLNLDVEVVSLHGQFRCGGSETYEEWVVDLLGLDGGEPSVWAGDGKVDLRLADSPEEMEAFLATKQRSGVTARMSAGYCWPWSDPRPDGTLVPDVHVGVWSRPWNVKSDRSVGEAPGSAFWATDPNGFGQVGCVYTAQGFEYGWSGVILGPDLVARDGRLVTRREESKDPAFRNKKMVSDAEADLLIRNTYKVLLTRGMRGTIVYSTDAETREYLASLVKVIRPVETVYEATGNDDLG, translated from the coding sequence TTGTCAGCGTTCCGTACGTCCGCAACTGGTCTACTGCGTCTGGTCGACAATGGCACGCTCGCCGACCGGATCGTGGAACAGATCGGCCGCAACGTGAGCCCGGCGGAGCGCCGGGCCTGGTCGCGCAGCCTTGAGGTGCTGGGTCAGGATCTCGCCGACGCGGGCCTCGGCCAGGTCGAGATGCTTGTCGAGTACCAACTCCCGCTGACCAACAAAAGGGTCGACGTGGTGCTGGCCGGCGTGGACCCGCGAACCTCCCACGACTCCTACGTGGTCGTGGAGCTGAAGCAGTGGTCCTACGTCGAGTCCTACGAAGCCTCCGACACCCTGGTGGCCGTGGAGCATGTGCGCGGCCCGCGACTGCACCCCGGTGTGCAGGTCGAGCAGTACTGCGAGTACCTGACCGACTTCCTCGGCGTTCTCGCCGGGCACCACAATCCGGTACGCGGGGTGGCCTACCTGCACAACGCGGCCGACCGCGACATCAGCGACCTGTTCGACCGCCAGGCGACCGAGCAGAGCCGGATCTTCACCAAGCAACGGCGGGGCACGTTCCTGGACTACCTACGCACCCACCTGGGACCTGCGTCGGGCGCAGGAGCCGCCGACCGTTTCCTCAGCAGCGCTGTCCGACCCAGCCGTCATCTGCTGAGGTACGCCGCGTTGGAGCTGAAGGATCGTTCGCACTTCACGCTTCTCGACGAGCAGCGTGTGGCGTACGAGCTGGTGTTGCACGCCGTCGAGAAGGCGCGGTCCGCAGACCGTAAGTCGGTCGTGATCGTCTCGGGCGGTCCGGGCAGCGGCAAGAGCGTGATCGCGCTGTCGGTGCTCGGTGAGTTGGCACGCCAGCACCGCGCCGTCATGCACGCCACGGGCTCGCGGTCGTTCACCCAGACGTTGCGTCGGTACGCCGGCAAGGGGTCGACCCGACTGAAGAGTCTCTTCGGCTACTTCAACAGCTTCATGTCCGCCGATCGCAATGGACTGGACGTCTTGATCTGCGACGAGGCGCACCGTATTCGGGAGACCTCCGTCAACCGGTTCACGACGAAGGCCAAGCGGGACACGGCACGACCGCAGATCGACGAACTTATCGCCGCAGCCCGGGTGCCGGTATTCCTCCTCGACGAACACCAGGTGGTGAAGCCGGGCGAGTTGGGCAACGTCGATGTCATCTCGTCGCACGCGAAGAAACTCAACCTTGATGTCGAGGTCGTATCGCTGCATGGCCAGTTCCGTTGCGGCGGCAGCGAGACGTACGAGGAGTGGGTCGTCGACCTGCTCGGCCTCGACGGCGGCGAGCCATCGGTGTGGGCCGGCGATGGGAAGGTCGATCTGCGTCTCGCCGACTCACCAGAGGAGATGGAAGCCTTCCTCGCCACGAAGCAGAGGTCCGGTGTGACAGCCAGGATGTCCGCCGGGTACTGCTGGCCGTGGAGCGATCCGCGCCCGGACGGCACCCTGGTGCCGGACGTCCACGTCGGCGTTTGGTCGCGGCCATGGAACGTCAAGAGCGACCGCAGTGTCGGCGAGGCACCAGGCAGCGCGTTCTGGGCGACCGACCCGAACGGGTTCGGCCAAGTGGGTTGCGTCTACACGGCGCAGGGCTTCGAGTACGGCTGGTCAGGCGTCATTCTGGGACCGGACCTGGTGGCCCGGGATGGTCGTCTGGTGACGCGACGCGAGGAGTCGAAGGATCCGGCGTTCCGTAATAAGAAGATGGTCAGCGATGCCGAAGCTGATCTGCTGATCCGCAACACCTACAAGGTCCTGTTGACCCGAGGGATGCGCGGGACGATCGTCTACTCCACCGATGCCGAGACACGGGAGTACCTCGCCTCCCTGGTCAAGGTGATCCGGCCGGTCGAAACCGTCTACGAGGCGACCGGCAACGACGACCTCGGTTGA
- a CDS encoding aldo/keto reductase: protein MTIPHLTAADGTTLPAIGLGTYKLNGSAGVDAIGQAIRTGYRLLDSAVNYENEGAVGRAARSAGDVRDELIVTSKLPGRHHRYDEALTTIEESVFRTGLDYVDLYLIHWPNPKEDLYVQAWRALIEARERGLVRHIGLSNFLSEHIERLVAETGVAPVVNQIEVHPYFPQQEALDYHREQGILVQGWSPLGHGNDLQQHPVIVEIANAHGVSPAQTILAWHVARQVIPLPKAASPQRQAENLDVFGITLTDAEVEAITALGRPDGRLSDQDPAVYEEF, encoded by the coding sequence ATGACGATTCCCCATCTGACGGCTGCCGACGGGACCACCCTGCCGGCGATCGGGCTCGGCACGTACAAGCTGAACGGTTCGGCGGGTGTCGACGCGATCGGGCAGGCGATCCGGACGGGTTACCGGTTGCTGGACTCGGCGGTGAACTACGAGAACGAGGGGGCCGTCGGTCGGGCCGCCCGTTCAGCGGGAGACGTGCGGGACGAGTTGATCGTCACGTCGAAGCTGCCGGGCCGGCACCACCGGTACGACGAGGCGCTGACCACCATCGAGGAGAGTGTCTTCCGCACCGGCCTCGATTATGTCGACCTGTACCTGATCCACTGGCCGAACCCCAAGGAAGACCTGTACGTGCAGGCGTGGCGGGCGCTGATCGAGGCGCGCGAGCGCGGTCTGGTGCGGCACATCGGGCTGTCGAACTTCCTGTCGGAGCACATCGAGCGGCTGGTGGCCGAGACCGGGGTGGCCCCGGTGGTCAACCAGATCGAGGTGCACCCGTACTTCCCGCAGCAGGAGGCGCTCGACTACCACCGGGAGCAGGGGATCCTGGTGCAGGGCTGGAGCCCGCTCGGCCACGGCAACGACCTGCAGCAGCACCCCGTCATCGTGGAGATCGCGAACGCCCACGGCGTCAGCCCGGCGCAGACCATCCTGGCCTGGCACGTGGCCCGCCAGGTGATCCCGCTGCCCAAGGCCGCGTCGCCGCAGCGGCAGGCCGAGAACCTCGACGTCTTCGGCATCACGCTCACCGACGCGGAGGTCGAGGCCATCACCGCGCTGGGCCGCCCGGACGGTCGGCTCTCCGATCAGGACCCAGCGGTGTACGAGGAGTTCTGA
- a CDS encoding LamG-like jellyroll fold domain-containing protein, whose product MAATGDQRNVERRTLLQAMLAAPAAGAAVAVLGGTATEAAAATATAAFDAHSPRFALAVLPDTQYLFDEDSSDPEPLKATFRYLNQERKDANIVFMTHLGDVTEHGSEHEVALAGETFRTLDGKLPYSVLAGNHDVRGGDDQRGDSVYLRTFGPQRFASMPTFGGASPDGYNSYHVLRAAGRDWLVLALDWRISDKGLAWAQGVIDEHRTKPIILTTHDLAWADDAGAAKLSDNGQRLWDRLIRNNDQIFLTLNGHYWPPGRTTLTNAAGNDVQVHITNYQDRYYGGAAMIRLYHFDLARNVIDVETFSPWFLARDPEKRTPLEAETIELTGPVDRFSMEIDFAARFHGFAPVPPPAPRPPVAVLPRATVGYWRFDSYGLSSGTDGKPVADGTVVRDLSGNGNNLTVQRIGAGAAEALTYSTEHHPGQPAHASLRFGGGKGPDRGAILRAGADAPINSMKFTSGYTIEAFIKLPDPFEGDHAWMGILSWEGRSGDAGKTTGWSPLESTCSLNISPERFLQYVVYADKQDADPTSWSHALPTGRWTHLAVVNDGQQTGVYIDGSKIARNPTQPSTGIATLGLPFVIGATSFDLSYGQGFYGWIGDVRVTGRALRPKDFLTPYA is encoded by the coding sequence ATGGCCGCCACCGGCGATCAACGAAACGTGGAGCGGCGGACCCTGCTCCAGGCGATGCTGGCCGCACCGGCGGCGGGCGCCGCCGTGGCCGTGCTCGGCGGCACCGCCACCGAGGCCGCAGCGGCGACAGCGACAGCGGCGTTCGACGCGCACAGCCCGCGCTTCGCGCTCGCGGTGCTGCCCGACACGCAGTACCTCTTCGACGAGGACAGCTCCGACCCGGAACCCTTGAAGGCGACCTTCCGCTACCTCAACCAGGAGCGCAAGGACGCGAACATCGTGTTCATGACCCACCTCGGCGACGTGACCGAGCACGGCAGCGAGCATGAGGTCGCGCTGGCCGGCGAGACGTTCCGTACCCTCGACGGCAAGTTGCCGTACAGCGTCCTGGCCGGCAACCACGACGTCCGCGGCGGCGACGACCAGCGCGGCGACAGCGTCTACCTGCGCACGTTCGGCCCGCAGCGGTTCGCCTCGATGCCCACCTTCGGCGGCGCCTCGCCGGACGGCTACAACAGCTACCACGTGCTGCGCGCCGCGGGACGCGACTGGTTGGTGCTCGCGCTGGACTGGCGCATCTCGGACAAGGGGCTGGCCTGGGCACAGGGCGTGATCGACGAGCACCGCACCAAGCCGATCATCCTCACCACGCACGACCTGGCCTGGGCCGATGATGCGGGCGCGGCGAAGCTCTCGGACAACGGCCAGCGCCTCTGGGACCGTCTGATCCGCAACAACGACCAGATCTTCCTCACCCTCAACGGCCACTACTGGCCGCCCGGCCGCACCACGCTCACCAACGCCGCCGGCAACGACGTGCAGGTGCACATCACCAACTACCAGGACCGCTACTACGGCGGCGCGGCGATGATCCGGCTCTACCACTTCGACCTGGCCCGTAACGTCATCGACGTCGAGACGTTCTCGCCCTGGTTCCTCGCTCGGGACCCGGAGAAGCGCACACCCCTGGAGGCCGAGACGATCGAGCTGACCGGCCCGGTCGACCGTTTCAGCATGGAGATCGACTTCGCCGCCCGGTTCCACGGGTTCGCGCCGGTGCCGCCGCCCGCTCCCCGTCCCCCGGTCGCGGTGCTGCCGCGTGCCACCGTCGGCTACTGGCGGTTCGACTCGTACGGGTTGTCGTCGGGCACCGACGGTAAGCCGGTCGCGGACGGAACTGTCGTCCGGGATCTGAGCGGCAACGGCAACAACCTCACCGTCCAGCGCATCGGCGCCGGTGCAGCCGAGGCGTTGACCTACTCGACCGAGCACCACCCCGGTCAGCCGGCACACGCCAGCCTCCGCTTCGGCGGCGGCAAGGGCCCGGATCGTGGCGCCATCCTCCGGGCCGGCGCCGACGCCCCGATCAACAGCATGAAGTTCACCAGCGGATACACCATCGAGGCGTTCATCAAGCTCCCCGACCCGTTCGAGGGCGACCACGCCTGGATGGGCATCCTGAGCTGGGAAGGGCGCAGCGGCGACGCCGGCAAGACGACCGGCTGGTCTCCGCTGGAGTCCACCTGCAGCCTGAACATCTCCCCGGAGCGGTTCCTGCAGTACGTCGTCTACGCCGACAAGCAGGACGCCGACCCGACCTCGTGGAGCCACGCCCTGCCGACCGGTCGCTGGACCCACCTCGCGGTGGTCAACGACGGCCAGCAGACCGGGGTCTACATCGACGGTTCGAAGATCGCCCGCAACCCCACCCAGCCGTCGACCGGCATCGCCACCCTCGGGCTTCCGTTCGTGATCGGGGCGACGTCGTTCGACCTTTCCTACGGGCAGGGCTTCTACGGGTGGATCGGAGATGTCCGGGTTACCGGCAGGGCGCTGCGTCCGAAGGACTTCTTGACGCCGTACGCCTGA
- a CDS encoding SEC-C domain-containing protein — protein MPTKDVLTKADLAELRRSALGTANPLGVAADLAEAAEQGRLEDPDDAGDALTLAAEIAEIRARPEAALRYAEQAVAAYPSGDDPRSGFARALRARALFRAGGRDDEALAELTALRPLLRTQPDAPAYVSAALDAGGRSATAETWLSEAVDTVLNERATAASGPASTAIDPVVDLGPPDAPGVAFFLLQQRHRVRRNLNLPHDRQDDLADRLETQLVRRAGERRDAESDLLFWPRAEFDRLLAEHPALAEVYGPDWDAHRGRLETELVRLRSAGQSGLGVFGATVAGLNGFAGRRDGDPTDAAVRAGYAAEVQARPSSRIPWPPERNDACWCGSGLKYKKDCLPRSR, from the coding sequence GTGCCGACGAAAGACGTACTCACCAAGGCTGACCTCGCTGAACTGCGCCGCTCGGCGCTCGGGACGGCCAACCCGCTCGGTGTCGCCGCCGACCTCGCGGAGGCGGCCGAGCAGGGCCGGCTGGAGGATCCGGACGACGCCGGGGACGCCCTGACCCTGGCCGCCGAGATCGCCGAGATCCGGGCGCGGCCCGAGGCGGCCCTGCGGTACGCGGAGCAGGCCGTGGCGGCATACCCGTCCGGGGACGACCCCCGGTCCGGGTTCGCCCGCGCGCTGCGGGCCCGCGCCCTGTTCCGGGCCGGCGGTCGCGACGACGAGGCGCTGGCGGAGTTGACCGCGCTGCGCCCGTTACTGCGCACGCAGCCCGACGCCCCCGCCTACGTCAGTGCCGCGCTGGACGCCGGTGGGCGCTCGGCGACCGCCGAGACGTGGCTGAGCGAGGCGGTCGACACAGTGCTCAACGAACGCGCGACCGCCGCGTCCGGGCCGGCCAGCACGGCGATCGACCCGGTGGTCGATCTCGGTCCGCCGGACGCGCCGGGTGTGGCCTTCTTCCTGTTGCAACAGCGGCATCGGGTACGCCGCAATCTGAACCTGCCGCACGACCGGCAGGACGACCTGGCGGACCGGTTGGAGACCCAGCTCGTGCGCCGGGCCGGGGAGCGCAGGGACGCCGAGTCGGATCTGCTCTTCTGGCCGAGGGCCGAGTTCGATCGCCTGCTCGCCGAGCATCCCGCGCTCGCCGAGGTGTACGGGCCGGACTGGGACGCGCACCGGGGGCGGCTGGAGACGGAGCTGGTCCGGTTGCGAAGCGCCGGTCAAAGCGGGTTGGGCGTGTTCGGCGCGACGGTTGCCGGGCTGAACGGGTTCGCCGGTCGACGGGACGGCGACCCGACCGACGCGGCGGTGCGGGCGGGGTACGCGGCCGAGGTCCAGGCGCGACCCAGCTCGCGTATTCCCTGGCCGCCGGAGCGTAACGACGCCTGCTGGTGTGGCTCCGGCCTGAAGTACAAGAAGGACTGTCTGCCCCGGTCGCGGTAG
- a CDS encoding DUF2231 domain-containing protein, with protein sequence MFEEFMGIPAHPLVLHAAVVFVPLLALLTIGYALVPLIRPHTRWVLGLLAVGAPIAALLAKLTGDAFLERMRAANRVTPEFLPTLETHQEFGDITLWATILLGIVALALVWFVAPRAAEATADGRPSRPLTLALQVLSVVAAGIAVYYVIRTGDSGAKAVWEGQ encoded by the coding sequence ATGTTCGAGGAGTTCATGGGCATCCCCGCCCACCCGCTGGTGCTGCACGCCGCTGTCGTGTTCGTGCCGCTGCTGGCGCTCCTGACGATCGGCTACGCGCTCGTCCCGCTGATCCGACCGCACACCCGTTGGGTGCTGGGGCTGCTCGCGGTGGGTGCGCCGATCGCAGCCCTGCTGGCGAAGCTCACCGGCGACGCCTTCCTCGAGCGCATGCGTGCCGCCAACCGGGTGACCCCCGAGTTCCTGCCGACGCTGGAGACGCACCAGGAGTTCGGCGACATCACGCTCTGGGCCACGATCCTGTTGGGGATCGTGGCGCTGGCACTGGTCTGGTTCGTCGCGCCGAGGGCCGCCGAGGCGACCGCCGACGGACGGCCCTCTCGACCGCTGACTCTCGCGTTGCAGGTGCTGTCGGTGGTCGCCGCCGGCATCGCCGTGTACTACGTGATCCGCACCGGCGACTCCGGCGCGAAGGCGGTCTGGGAAGGCCAGTGA